One segment of Cellulomonas fulva DNA contains the following:
- a CDS encoding glycosyl hydrolase 2 galactose-binding domain-containing protein, with amino-acid sequence MTAYHLTDGWTLSATAGTPADLSPELAAALRDGLPAEVPGTSHTALLAAGLIPDPYLDRNEEVLAWMRHVDWRYERPLDLPVPAGDERVDLAFDGIDTVATIGWTAPDGARTELGRTANQHRSYRFDVRELTGAGTLRVDLASALHHAEAEERRLGHRPLAYPQPFNMVRKMACSFGWDWGPDLQTAGLWKDVRIERWRVARLAQVRPVVTVDADGTGHAELHVTVERSGLPGGDAPLALRAEVGGHVATGTVAPGHTEGVLRVDVPQAPVWWPVGHGAQPLVDAVVGLAGPDGAVLGTWRRRLGFRTVEVDRSRDEHGTRFTFVVNGREVFVRGANWIPDDHLLTRITRERLARRIDQALGANLNLLRVWGGGIYESDDFYELCDERGVLVWQDFLLACAAYPEESPVLEEMEAEARENVVRLASHPSLVLWNGGNENVWGHEDWGWKEELGDLTWGLRYAAEIFPAVVAELDPTRPYADNSPYSPGFAPDEVHPCDPDHGTHHQWEVWNRVDYAHYRDDVPRFCSEFGFQGPPTWATLTRAVRTDLQVVTHKEDPTFLLHQKAEDGNGKLDRGLAPHLGVPEDFVDWHWATQLNQARAVAFAVEHHRSWWPRTAGSIVWQLNDCWPVTSWAAVDGDERVKPLWWALRHAHAPRLLTVQPRDGGLALVVVNDTAEPWHGTATLRRETFAGDELARGTLDVAVAPRSVGTLPLPAALASPHDASREVLVVTLDDERTVHAWAPDVELRLDPSPLDATVEPEPDGYAVRVTARALARDVTLLVDRLDPDATVDDALVDLPAGASVTFHVRTTSALDTAALVAPPVLRTANDVVVPAAAPSRA; translated from the coding sequence ATGACTGCGTACCACCTGACCGACGGCTGGACCCTGTCCGCGACCGCCGGCACCCCCGCGGACCTCTCCCCCGAGCTCGCCGCCGCGCTCCGCGACGGCCTGCCCGCCGAGGTCCCCGGGACCAGCCACACCGCGCTCCTCGCGGCCGGCCTGATCCCGGACCCGTACCTCGACCGCAACGAGGAGGTCCTGGCCTGGATGCGGCACGTCGACTGGCGCTACGAGCGTCCGCTCGACCTGCCCGTCCCGGCGGGCGACGAGCGGGTCGACCTGGCGTTCGACGGCATCGACACGGTCGCGACGATCGGCTGGACGGCGCCCGACGGCGCGCGCACCGAGCTCGGCCGGACCGCGAACCAGCACCGGTCCTACCGTTTCGACGTCCGGGAGCTCACGGGCGCGGGCACCCTGCGCGTCGACCTCGCGTCGGCGCTGCACCACGCGGAGGCCGAGGAGCGCCGGCTCGGGCACCGCCCGCTCGCCTACCCGCAGCCGTTCAACATGGTCCGCAAGATGGCGTGCTCGTTCGGCTGGGACTGGGGGCCGGACCTGCAGACCGCGGGCCTGTGGAAGGACGTGCGCATCGAGCGCTGGCGCGTGGCCCGCCTCGCGCAGGTCCGCCCGGTCGTCACGGTGGACGCCGACGGCACCGGTCACGCGGAGCTGCACGTGACCGTGGAGCGCTCGGGCCTGCCCGGCGGCGACGCCCCCCTCGCGCTCCGCGCCGAGGTCGGCGGCCACGTCGCGACGGGCACGGTCGCGCCCGGGCACACCGAGGGCGTCCTGCGCGTCGACGTGCCGCAGGCACCCGTGTGGTGGCCGGTCGGGCACGGCGCGCAGCCGCTCGTCGACGCCGTCGTCGGTCTCGCCGGCCCGGACGGGGCCGTGCTCGGCACCTGGCGTCGCCGGCTCGGCTTCCGCACCGTCGAGGTCGACCGGAGCCGCGACGAGCACGGTACCCGGTTCACCTTCGTCGTGAACGGCCGCGAGGTGTTCGTCCGGGGCGCCAACTGGATCCCCGACGACCACCTGCTCACCCGGATCACGCGCGAGCGCCTGGCCCGCCGGATCGACCAGGCGCTCGGCGCGAACCTCAACCTGCTGCGGGTCTGGGGTGGTGGGATCTACGAGTCCGACGACTTCTACGAGCTGTGCGACGAGCGCGGCGTGCTCGTCTGGCAGGACTTCCTGCTCGCGTGCGCGGCGTACCCGGAGGAGTCTCCGGTCCTCGAGGAGATGGAGGCCGAGGCCCGCGAGAACGTGGTGCGTCTGGCGTCGCACCCCAGCCTGGTGCTGTGGAACGGCGGCAACGAGAACGTGTGGGGGCACGAGGACTGGGGCTGGAAGGAGGAGCTGGGCGACCTGACCTGGGGGCTGCGCTACGCCGCCGAGATCTTCCCGGCCGTCGTCGCCGAGCTCGACCCGACCCGGCCGTACGCGGACAACAGCCCGTACTCCCCCGGCTTCGCCCCCGACGAGGTCCACCCCTGCGACCCCGACCACGGCACGCACCACCAGTGGGAGGTCTGGAACCGCGTCGACTACGCGCACTACCGCGACGACGTGCCGCGGTTCTGCTCGGAGTTCGGCTTCCAGGGTCCGCCGACGTGGGCGACGCTCACGCGCGCCGTGCGCACGGACCTCCAGGTCGTGACCCACAAGGAGGACCCGACCTTCCTGCTGCACCAGAAGGCGGAGGACGGCAACGGCAAGCTCGACCGCGGCCTCGCACCGCACCTCGGGGTCCCCGAGGACTTCGTCGACTGGCACTGGGCCACGCAGCTCAACCAGGCGCGCGCGGTCGCGTTCGCCGTGGAGCACCACCGGTCCTGGTGGCCCCGCACCGCGGGGTCGATCGTCTGGCAGCTCAACGACTGCTGGCCGGTCACGTCCTGGGCCGCGGTCGACGGCGACGAGCGCGTCAAGCCGCTGTGGTGGGCGCTGCGGCACGCGCACGCCCCGCGGCTGCTGACGGTGCAGCCGCGTGACGGCGGGCTCGCGCTCGTCGTCGTGAACGACACGGCGGAGCCGTGGCACGGGACGGCGACGCTGCGACGCGAGACCTTCGCGGGCGACGAGCTCGCCCGGGGCACGCTCGACGTCGCCGTGGCACCGCGGTCCGTCGGCACGCTCCCGCTGCCGGCCGCGCTCGCGTCGCCGCACGACGCGTCCCGCGAGGTGCTCGTCGTGACGCTCGACGACGAGCGGACCGTGCACGCGTGGGCGCCGGACGTCGAGCTCCGTCTCGACCCGAGCCCGCTCGACGCGACCGTGGAGCCCGAGCCCGACGGCTACGCCGTGCGAGTCACGGCCCGGGCGCTCGCGCGGGACGTCACGCTGCTCGTCGACCGGCTCGACCCGGACGCGACGGTCGACGACGCCCTCGTCGACCTGCCCGCGGGCGCGTCCGTCACGTTCCACGTCCGCACGACGAGCGCGCTCGACACCGCCGCGCTCGTCGCGCCGCCCGTGCTGCGGACCGCGAACGACGTCGTCGTCCCGGCCGCCGCTCCCTCGCGGGCCTGA
- a CDS encoding carbohydrate ABC transporter permease — MTKLLTGTAKYVSLVVAAVVTLLPLGLILFGSLKTSQEFLATGPLDPPENWFNFDNYVTAFNQGMGMAFVNTILVFVAAIVGTIFIGAATAYALDRFRFLGRGAVLKLFLLATLVPGVTTQVATFQIINGLGLYGSRWALILLFMGTDIVSIYIFVQFMRSIPRSLDEAAMIEGAGPVRIFLQIILPNLKPAIATVVIIKGIGIYNEFFLPFLYINDPDKLPISTALFKFMGPWGSQWELICAGVVITIIPILLLFLFLQRYIYNGFTSGATK, encoded by the coding sequence ATGACCAAGCTGCTCACCGGCACCGCGAAGTACGTCTCGCTCGTCGTCGCCGCCGTCGTCACCCTCCTGCCGCTCGGCCTGATCCTGTTCGGCTCGCTCAAGACCAGCCAGGAGTTCCTGGCGACGGGGCCGCTGGACCCGCCCGAGAACTGGTTCAACTTCGACAACTACGTGACGGCGTTCAACCAGGGCATGGGGATGGCGTTCGTCAACACCATCCTCGTCTTCGTCGCCGCGATCGTGGGCACGATCTTCATCGGCGCGGCCACCGCCTACGCGCTCGACCGGTTCCGGTTCCTGGGCCGCGGCGCGGTGCTCAAGCTGTTCCTGCTCGCGACGCTGGTGCCGGGCGTGACCACCCAGGTCGCGACGTTCCAGATCATCAACGGGCTCGGTCTCTACGGCTCGCGCTGGGCGCTGATCCTGCTCTTCATGGGCACGGACATCGTCTCGATCTACATCTTCGTGCAGTTCATGCGCAGCATCCCGCGCTCGCTCGACGAGGCCGCGATGATCGAGGGCGCCGGGCCGGTCCGGATCTTCCTGCAGATCATCCTGCCCAACCTCAAGCCCGCCATCGCGACGGTCGTGATCATCAAGGGCATCGGCATCTACAACGAGTTCTTCCTGCCGTTCCTGTACATCAACGACCCGGACAAGCTCCCGATCTCCACCGCGCTGTTCAAGTTCATGGGCCCGTGGGGCTCGCAGTGGGAGCTGATCTGCGCGGGCGTCGTCATCACGATCATCCCGATCCTGCTGCTCTTCCTGTTCCTGCAGCGCTACATCTACAACGGCTTCACGTCGGGCGCGACGAAGTAA
- a CDS encoding carbohydrate ABC transporter permease: MTTAPSGLTGPAAAAERDAVAPTTPRGRRGGGPAGRARKLTPYLFLLIPVGLLLLLTYVPVVNMFWYSFTDWDGLDKTKNLVGFDNYVEVFTDPDNVRVFLVSLYYVVGSFVQMALALYFATLLSFKVRFKNMWKGILFFPYLINGVAIGLIFLNFLKPGGGLDTVLMKAGLDGLIHQWTGDPDIANYTLASVSVWRYTGLTFVMFLGAIQSINSDIYEAAALDGATRWHEFWHIILPSIRPIVGLAFILGISGSLSVFEIPFVMTGGSNGTETFVIRTIWMAFQRNTVGLASAMAVVLLLFVLIVTWMQRKIVPEEEVDLT; encoded by the coding sequence ATGACGACCGCTCCCTCCGGGCTCACCGGCCCCGCGGCCGCGGCCGAGCGTGACGCCGTCGCTCCGACGACCCCCCGGGGTCGTCGGGGCGGCGGCCCCGCCGGCCGGGCCCGCAAGCTCACCCCGTACCTGTTCCTGCTGATCCCGGTCGGGCTGCTCCTGCTGCTCACGTACGTCCCCGTCGTGAACATGTTCTGGTACTCCTTCACCGACTGGGACGGGCTCGACAAGACCAAGAACCTGGTCGGGTTCGACAACTACGTCGAGGTCTTCACGGACCCGGACAACGTCCGCGTCTTCCTGGTCTCGCTGTACTACGTCGTCGGCTCGTTCGTGCAGATGGCGCTCGCGCTCTACTTCGCGACGCTGCTGTCCTTCAAGGTCCGGTTCAAGAACATGTGGAAGGGCATCCTGTTCTTCCCGTACCTGATCAACGGCGTGGCGATCGGCCTGATCTTCCTCAACTTCCTCAAGCCGGGCGGCGGCCTGGACACGGTGCTCATGAAGGCCGGGCTCGACGGCCTGATCCACCAGTGGACGGGCGACCCCGACATCGCGAACTACACGCTCGCCTCGGTGTCGGTCTGGCGCTACACCGGCCTCACGTTCGTGATGTTCCTGGGCGCGATCCAGTCCATCAACTCCGACATCTACGAGGCGGCCGCACTCGACGGCGCGACGCGCTGGCACGAGTTCTGGCACATCATCCTGCCGTCGATCCGGCCCATCGTCGGGCTCGCCTTCATCCTCGGCATCTCGGGGTCGCTGTCGGTCTTCGAGATCCCGTTCGTGATGACCGGGGGGTCCAACGGCACCGAGACGTTCGTCATCCGCACCATCTGGATGGCCTTCCAACGCAACACGGTCGGCCTGGCGTCGGCGATGGCCGTCGTCCTGCTGCTCTTCGTCCTGATCGTGACCTGGATGCAGCGCAAGATCGTCCCCGAGGAGGAGGTCGACCTCACATGA
- a CDS encoding ABC transporter substrate-binding protein has protein sequence MFPQQRRRRLMALAAAGTILALTAACSGGSDDPADTSSEGGSDTPSGSISVLTWRTDLVEDGTFDKYVEEFKAKYPDVTEVKVEGVTDYEGTVKTRMNTDDYGDVLAIPGSVTPDQLGDFFEPLGDQAEMAKEYRWINDKSFEGKSYGIPVVGNVQGILYNKRVWEEAGVTEFPTTPQEFLDDLQKIKDAGVAKVAPLYTNYKDSWALSQWEGWRGAVTANPDYVNDMTQTDTPWTDTSDSGVIDGTIYDVVANGLTEADPTTTDWEGSKRLIGIGDIATMVLGSWAIPQMQAAAEAAGADPADIAYMPTPAQVDGKFHTVAGGDYNLGINVHSKNKVTARAWIDWFNHDSGYSESQVGLSPLVDGPVPDALSGFMENVELITMNPAPEGQESLFADIDTASGIVTTDPKYRVQIIDDARSGNRTKQEIFDDLNSKWAEGRADVG, from the coding sequence ATGTTCCCTCAGCAGCGACGCCGCCGGCTCATGGCCCTGGCCGCGGCCGGCACCATCCTCGCCCTGACCGCCGCGTGCTCGGGCGGGTCGGACGACCCGGCCGACACCTCCTCGGAGGGCGGCTCGGACACCCCCAGCGGCTCGATCAGCGTCCTGACCTGGCGCACCGACCTCGTCGAGGACGGCACCTTCGACAAGTACGTCGAGGAGTTCAAGGCCAAGTACCCCGACGTGACCGAGGTCAAGGTCGAGGGCGTGACGGACTACGAGGGCACCGTCAAGACCCGCATGAACACCGACGACTACGGCGACGTCCTCGCCATCCCCGGCTCGGTGACGCCCGACCAGCTCGGCGACTTCTTCGAGCCGCTCGGCGACCAGGCCGAGATGGCGAAGGAGTACCGCTGGATCAACGACAAGTCCTTCGAGGGCAAGTCCTACGGCATCCCCGTCGTCGGCAACGTCCAGGGCATCCTCTACAACAAGCGGGTCTGGGAGGAGGCCGGCGTCACCGAGTTCCCGACGACGCCGCAGGAGTTCCTCGACGACCTGCAGAAGATCAAGGACGCCGGCGTCGCCAAGGTGGCCCCGCTGTACACCAACTACAAGGACTCGTGGGCGCTCTCGCAGTGGGAGGGCTGGCGCGGCGCGGTCACCGCGAACCCGGACTACGTCAACGACATGACGCAGACGGACACGCCGTGGACCGACACGTCGGACTCGGGCGTCATCGACGGGACCATCTACGACGTGGTGGCGAACGGCCTGACCGAGGCCGACCCGACGACGACCGACTGGGAGGGCTCCAAGCGCCTCATCGGCATCGGCGACATCGCGACCATGGTGCTCGGCTCCTGGGCCATCCCGCAGATGCAGGCGGCGGCCGAGGCCGCCGGCGCGGACCCGGCGGACATCGCGTACATGCCGACCCCGGCGCAGGTCGACGGCAAGTTCCACACGGTGGCCGGCGGTGACTACAACCTCGGCATCAACGTCCACTCGAAGAACAAGGTCACGGCGCGCGCCTGGATCGACTGGTTCAACCACGACTCCGGCTACTCGGAGTCGCAGGTCGGGCTCTCGCCGCTGGTCGACGGCCCGGTGCCGGACGCGCTCTCGGGCTTCATGGAGAACGTCGAGCTCATCACGATGAACCCCGCCCCCGAGGGCCAGGAGTCGCTGTTCGCGGACATCGACACCGCGTCCGGCATCGTCACGACGGACCCGAAGTACCGCGTCCAGATCATCGACGACGCACGCTCGGGCAACCGGACCAAGCAGGAGATCTTCGACGACCTCAACTCCAAGTGGGCCGAGGGCCGCGCGGACGTCGGCTGA
- a CDS encoding ROK family transcriptional regulator — protein sequence MNSSQPGLGAAHASSRSAILDLIRAAGTISRVELTRVSGLTGATVSTVVRKLIDDGLVVEAGRAESTGGKPRMLLELDPYARFAVGVHLDHAGITYVIANLGGAIVARWRRPGAGSDDPRVVVERIAAEIRATVARIGVEPDRILGLGVVSPGPIAASTGMTLTPPVMQAWTEFPLAEALEDAVGLPVLLDNDATAAAIGEYWSGGVPTGTAFAALYMGTGIGAGIIVDGTVYRGSSSNAGEVGHICVDIDGPDCWCGSAGCVEALAGPAAVVAQSRAVGVELAGRSVSEDFAQLARAASRGEETPLALLERSARYVAVAAQTLANVLDVAHVVLTGPSFALAGSLYLPVLEERLARSFFARGSHAVRVGISSNAPEAAAVGAAALVLQAELAPRRAGMRMVLDTIEATPATA from the coding sequence GTGAACAGCTCCCAGCCGGGGCTCGGTGCGGCTCACGCGAGCAGCCGGTCGGCGATCCTCGACCTGATCCGCGCGGCGGGGACCATCTCGCGCGTCGAGCTCACGCGCGTCTCCGGGCTCACGGGCGCCACGGTCTCGACCGTCGTGCGCAAGCTGATCGACGACGGGCTCGTCGTCGAGGCCGGCCGGGCCGAGTCGACCGGCGGCAAGCCCCGCATGCTGCTGGAGCTGGACCCCTACGCGCGGTTCGCGGTCGGCGTGCACCTGGACCACGCGGGCATCACCTACGTGATCGCCAACCTGGGCGGCGCGATCGTCGCGCGCTGGCGGCGTCCGGGTGCGGGGTCCGACGACCCGCGCGTCGTGGTCGAGCGCATCGCTGCCGAGATCCGGGCGACCGTGGCCCGGATCGGCGTCGAGCCGGACCGGATCCTGGGCCTCGGCGTGGTCTCGCCGGGGCCGATCGCGGCGTCCACGGGCATGACGCTCACGCCGCCCGTCATGCAGGCGTGGACCGAGTTCCCGCTGGCGGAGGCGCTCGAGGACGCCGTCGGGCTGCCCGTGCTGCTGGACAACGACGCGACCGCGGCCGCGATCGGCGAGTACTGGTCCGGCGGCGTGCCCACGGGGACCGCGTTCGCGGCGCTCTACATGGGGACCGGGATCGGCGCGGGCATCATCGTCGACGGCACCGTGTACCGCGGCTCGAGCTCCAACGCCGGCGAGGTGGGCCACATCTGCGTCGACATCGACGGGCCGGACTGCTGGTGCGGGAGCGCGGGCTGCGTCGAGGCCCTCGCCGGTCCCGCCGCGGTCGTCGCGCAGTCCCGCGCCGTCGGCGTCGAGCTCGCCGGCCGCAGCGTCTCCGAGGACTTCGCGCAGCTCGCGCGCGCCGCGTCGCGCGGCGAGGAGACGCCGCTCGCGCTCCTCGAGCGGTCCGCGCGGTACGTCGCGGTGGCGGCCCAGACCCTGGCGAACGTGCTCGACGTCGCGCACGTGGTGCTCACCGGACCGTCGTTCGCGCTCGCGGGCTCGCTCTACCTCCCGGTGCTCGAGGAGCGGCTCGCGCGCTCGTTCTTCGCGCGCGGGAGCCACGCCGTCCGCGTCGGCATCTCCTCCAACGCGCCCGAGGCCGCCGCCGTGGGCGCGGCCGCCCTGGTGCTCCAGGCCGAGCTCGCGCCGCGCCGGGCGGGCATGCGGATGGTCCTGGACACGATCGAGGCGACGCCGGCGACCGCGTGA
- a CDS encoding maltokinase N-terminal cap-like domain-containing protein: MLTARTPTADDDRVLAALAADLPARRWFPVKGAPAELTLHAVLPLTDPADRDAADVRVLLVRARAGSIDALLQVPVVVLPDGSAGEAAQAQLGDGRVVVDGAAHPAFLRAWFAVADGPGGAPAAVDLTTATAITGEQSNSSVVLGAPGRPGRGILKVLRALQAGENPDIDVPRHLVAEGYRGVPAPLAWLEARWPDPAGAQDVHGYLGVVSAFVEGAHDGFELACELAVREEPFDALAHRLGVVTAQMHTALTHAFPTVADADGPQRLANAVLDRFAWALAAVPALERYRAGVERTADEVRGLTATPPRQRVHGDLHLGQVLHVDDDWLVLDFEGEPLAPLEARTRPDLAVRDVAGLLRSFDYAAAVGGLTGEAADRWTTSARAALLAGYAEAAAASSGPGTDPDTDTRPNPDPRSDDPTADPGQAALLTRALELDKTLYEAVYESRNRPAWLPIPLAGLDRLVG; encoded by the coding sequence GTGCTGACGGCCCGGACGCCCACGGCCGACGACGACCGCGTCCTGGCGGCACTGGCGGCCGACCTGCCCGCGCGGCGCTGGTTCCCCGTCAAGGGCGCGCCGGCCGAGCTGACGCTGCACGCGGTGCTGCCGCTGACGGACCCGGCGGATCGCGACGCCGCCGACGTGCGCGTCCTGCTGGTCCGGGCACGCGCGGGCTCGATCGACGCGCTGCTGCAGGTCCCGGTGGTCGTGCTGCCCGACGGCTCCGCGGGCGAGGCGGCCCAGGCCCAGCTCGGCGACGGGCGGGTGGTCGTGGACGGCGCCGCGCACCCGGCGTTCCTGCGCGCGTGGTTCGCGGTCGCGGACGGTCCCGGGGGCGCGCCGGCCGCAGTCGACCTGACGACGGCGACCGCGATCACGGGCGAGCAGTCGAACTCCTCGGTCGTGCTGGGCGCACCGGGCCGTCCCGGCCGCGGGATCCTCAAGGTCCTGCGCGCGCTGCAGGCCGGTGAGAACCCCGACATCGACGTGCCCCGCCACCTGGTCGCGGAGGGCTACCGGGGCGTCCCGGCGCCGCTGGCCTGGCTCGAGGCGCGGTGGCCGGACCCGGCCGGTGCGCAGGACGTGCATGGGTACCTCGGCGTGGTCAGCGCGTTCGTCGAGGGCGCCCACGACGGCTTCGAGCTCGCGTGCGAGCTCGCGGTCCGCGAGGAGCCGTTCGACGCGCTCGCCCACCGGCTCGGCGTCGTGACGGCGCAGATGCACACCGCGCTGACGCACGCCTTCCCCACGGTGGCGGACGCCGACGGTCCGCAGCGGCTCGCGAACGCGGTGCTCGACCGGTTCGCGTGGGCGCTCGCCGCCGTCCCCGCGCTCGAGCGGTACCGCGCCGGCGTGGAACGCACGGCCGACGAGGTGCGCGGGCTGACGGCGACGCCCCCGCGCCAGCGGGTGCACGGCGACCTGCACCTGGGCCAGGTCCTGCACGTCGACGACGACTGGCTGGTGCTCGACTTCGAGGGCGAGCCCCTCGCCCCCCTCGAGGCCCGCACCCGGCCCGACCTCGCGGTCCGCGACGTCGCCGGGCTCCTGCGCTCGTTCGACTACGCGGCGGCGGTAGGCGGGCTCACGGGCGAGGCCGCCGACCGGTGGACGACGAGCGCACGTGCCGCCCTGCTCGCGGGCTACGCCGAGGCCGCCGCGGCCTCGTCGGGCCCGGGTACGGACCCGGACACGGACACCCGTCCGAACCCGGACCCGCGCTCGGACGACCCGACAGCGGACCCGGGCCAGGCCGCGCTCCTGACCCGGGCGCTCGAGCTCGACAAGACGCTGTACGAGGCGGTGTACGAGTCGCGCAACCGGCCTGCCTGGCTCCCCATCCCGCTCGCGGGGCTCGACCGCCTCGTCGGCTGA
- the treS gene encoding maltose alpha-D-glucosyltransferase — protein MRQPEVPEVTEGGLVEDPSWYRTAVFYEVMLRSFSDSTGTGSGDLRGLINRLDYLQWLGIDCLWLPPFYPSPLRDGGYDVADYTAVASQYGTLDDFSELIEQAHARGMRIVVDLVMNHTSDAHPWFQASRSDPEGPYGDFYVWSDDNTRYQDARIIFVDTETSNWTFDPVRRQYFWHRFFSHQPDLNFENPRVREAMLDVARFWLHLGIDGFRLDAVPYLFEAEGTNCENLPETHAFLRTVRAMIEEEFPGRIMLAEANQWPEDVVHYFGTEEEPECHMCFHFPVMPRIYYSIRDQRAAQIVDILADTPPIPANGAQWSTFLRNHDELTLEMVSTEERASMYGWYAPDSRMRANVGIRRRLAPLLDNSRKEIELAHALLLSLPGSPCLYYGDEIGMGDNIWLPDRDAVRTPMQWTPDRNSGFSVADPGKLYLPLIQSLVYHYGHTNVEAQLAQPTSLLHWVRGMLAVRRQHAALGLGDFQVVPCDHESVLAFTRRTPTETLLVVANLAATARSAHVTVADRPGAELHDVFGGSSFGSLDASGSARFTLGSREFFWLSVTPAPGPTSGSAFGPAAGA, from the coding sequence ATGCGCCAGCCCGAGGTCCCGGAGGTCACCGAGGGCGGCCTCGTCGAGGACCCCAGCTGGTACCGCACGGCGGTGTTCTACGAGGTCATGCTGCGCTCGTTCTCCGACTCGACGGGCACGGGCAGCGGCGACCTGCGCGGGCTGATCAACCGGCTCGACTACCTGCAGTGGCTCGGCATCGACTGCCTGTGGCTGCCGCCGTTCTACCCGAGCCCGCTGCGCGACGGCGGCTACGACGTCGCGGACTACACGGCGGTCGCCAGCCAGTACGGCACGCTCGACGACTTCTCGGAGCTGATCGAGCAGGCGCACGCGCGGGGCATGCGCATCGTCGTCGACCTCGTCATGAACCACACGAGCGACGCCCACCCCTGGTTCCAGGCGTCTCGCAGCGACCCCGAGGGGCCGTACGGCGACTTCTACGTGTGGTCCGACGACAACACGCGCTACCAGGACGCGCGCATCATCTTCGTCGACACCGAGACGTCCAACTGGACGTTCGACCCCGTGCGCCGCCAGTACTTCTGGCACCGCTTCTTCAGCCACCAGCCGGACCTCAACTTCGAGAACCCGCGCGTGCGGGAGGCGATGCTGGACGTCGCGCGGTTCTGGCTGCACCTCGGCATCGACGGCTTCCGGCTGGACGCGGTCCCGTACCTGTTCGAGGCGGAGGGGACCAACTGCGAGAACCTCCCCGAGACGCACGCGTTCCTGCGGACCGTGCGCGCCATGATCGAGGAGGAGTTCCCGGGCCGGATCATGCTGGCCGAGGCGAACCAGTGGCCCGAGGACGTCGTGCACTACTTCGGCACCGAGGAGGAGCCGGAGTGCCACATGTGCTTCCACTTCCCGGTGATGCCGCGCATCTACTACTCGATCCGTGACCAGCGCGCGGCGCAGATCGTCGACATCCTCGCGGACACCCCGCCGATCCCGGCCAACGGGGCGCAGTGGAGCACGTTCCTGCGCAACCACGACGAGCTCACGCTCGAGATGGTCTCCACCGAGGAGCGCGCGTCGATGTACGGCTGGTACGCGCCGGACTCGCGCATGCGCGCCAACGTCGGCATCCGCCGCCGGCTCGCGCCGCTGCTGGACAACAGCCGCAAGGAGATCGAGCTGGCGCACGCGCTGCTGCTGTCCCTGCCCGGCTCGCCGTGCCTCTACTACGGCGACGAGATCGGCATGGGCGACAACATCTGGCTGCCGGACCGCGACGCGGTGCGCACGCCCATGCAGTGGACCCCGGACCGCAACTCGGGCTTCTCTGTCGCGGACCCCGGCAAGCTCTACCTGCCCCTGATCCAGTCGCTCGTCTACCACTACGGCCACACCAACGTGGAGGCGCAGCTCGCGCAGCCGACGAGCCTGCTGCACTGGGTGCGCGGCATGCTCGCGGTGCGCCGGCAGCACGCGGCCCTCGGCCTGGGCGACTTCCAGGTGGTGCCGTGCGACCACGAGTCGGTGCTCGCGTTCACGCGCCGCACGCCGACGGAGACGCTGCTGGTCGTGGCCAACCTCGCGGCCACCGCGCGCTCCGCCCACGTCACGGTCGCGGACCGGCCGGGTGCCGAGCTGCACGACGTGTTCGGCGGCTCGTCCTTCGGGTCCCTCGACGCCTCGGGCTCCGCGCGGTTCACGCTCGGCTCGCGCGAGTTCTTCTGGCTGTCCGTCACGCCCGCGCCGGGTCCGACAAGCGGGAGCGCCTTCGGCCCCGCGGCGGGGGCGTGA